A window of the Luteitalea sp. genome harbors these coding sequences:
- a CDS encoding M28 family peptidase codes for MKSVPPRLAQVLLPLIAAASIACAAPGGRFQEANARAHISMLAGTIGSRPVGTAANDRARSYLVDQLQLYGFSVRVQEADAVDHENGTTARVANIIALKTGTRREAIALVAHYDSVADAPGAMDDALGTAVCVETARILARSRLTHSLIILLTDAEEVGMMGARAALLDTELAERTRAYLNFEAVGGSGPALLFEVGPGSGTPLSAWAAAARPAGASYATEIYKHLPNDTDFSVLKQGTLFGLNFSPIGDSYAYHTARDVPERVSGPTIRHMGENALTIVERLDDLGIAWRSEPATYFDVAGRWALVYSPATGRGIAVAALLLGVLAWGVLLIDLYRAFGLVRLISTGVWSALAVAAVGGSLWAAAWALRATRAEFHPWYASPHWFYLFLVTAGIAAGWAVRRLAAVLPAAVRAIGRPDGVWAMALPAWVVLTAVTAWKAPAASHLWSVPVGVAGALLLVTHGSALLVRVASLLIAGTAALFWGSNAIQLAGFLPPMFGRLPLVTPLWAYPALVGLVGLMLTPPLLAIVIGRRRRSTPHTWVGAALLVALVVSGGLAYASAAYTTERPARRLARFVQDGIARRAFWEVAGQEPGVDLHGRRGVAWRRVAEAPPTTVPLPTLTQPFVFRTAATALDAPPAGVTARIAAGASGLDLEIAVTPRARGLTVTFVLPRGVRPVTSNLAGTIRDDRWQATMIAPPADGVVLSARLGNVSLDGLQKAAVVIVQSGLPGGAGWQGLPGWLPQDRFVWTARSIYLVSAAPEIMRTPPDTSVPDFVLR; via the coding sequence ATGAAGAGTGTACCGCCGCGCCTCGCCCAAGTGCTGCTGCCGTTGATCGCAGCGGCGAGCATTGCCTGTGCGGCACCTGGCGGTCGCTTTCAAGAAGCCAACGCGCGCGCGCACATCAGCATGCTGGCGGGCACGATTGGCAGCCGGCCGGTCGGCACCGCCGCGAATGACCGCGCACGGAGCTATTTGGTCGATCAGCTTCAGCTCTACGGCTTCTCGGTCCGCGTGCAGGAAGCCGACGCCGTCGATCATGAGAACGGCACGACGGCGCGGGTTGCCAACATCATTGCGCTGAAGACCGGTACGCGCCGGGAGGCCATTGCGCTGGTCGCACACTATGACTCCGTGGCCGACGCACCTGGCGCCATGGACGATGCGCTCGGTACGGCGGTCTGCGTGGAGACGGCGCGTATACTGGCGCGGTCCCGCCTCACACACAGCCTCATCATCCTCCTGACCGATGCGGAAGAAGTGGGCATGATGGGCGCACGGGCCGCCTTGTTGGATACCGAGCTCGCCGAGCGGACGCGCGCCTATTTGAACTTCGAGGCCGTGGGAGGATCGGGACCGGCGTTGCTGTTCGAAGTCGGTCCGGGCAGTGGTACGCCGTTGAGCGCCTGGGCGGCCGCCGCGCGGCCGGCGGGCGCCTCCTACGCCACCGAAATCTACAAGCATCTCCCGAACGACACCGACTTCTCGGTCCTGAAGCAGGGGACCCTGTTCGGCCTCAACTTCTCGCCCATTGGCGACAGCTACGCGTACCACACCGCTCGCGACGTGCCTGAGCGCGTCTCCGGACCGACCATCCGGCACATGGGGGAGAACGCCCTGACGATTGTCGAGCGTCTGGATGATCTCGGCATCGCCTGGCGCAGCGAGCCGGCAACCTACTTCGACGTGGCAGGGCGGTGGGCCTTGGTCTACAGCCCTGCAACCGGCAGGGGGATTGCTGTCGCTGCTCTCCTGCTCGGTGTGCTGGCGTGGGGCGTGCTTCTGATTGACCTCTATCGGGCGTTCGGACTCGTCCGGTTGATCTCAACAGGCGTGTGGAGCGCGCTGGCCGTTGCCGCGGTTGGCGGAAGCCTGTGGGCCGCGGCCTGGGCGCTCCGGGCGACGCGTGCCGAGTTCCACCCCTGGTATGCCTCGCCACACTGGTTCTATCTTTTTCTCGTCACCGCCGGCATCGCCGCCGGTTGGGCGGTGCGGCGTCTCGCCGCGGTACTGCCCGCAGCGGTGCGAGCGATCGGAAGGCCCGACGGGGTGTGGGCCATGGCGTTGCCGGCGTGGGTGGTGTTGACGGCAGTGACCGCGTGGAAGGCGCCTGCGGCCTCGCACCTCTGGTCGGTACCGGTCGGCGTCGCTGGCGCGCTGCTCCTGGTCACGCACGGTAGCGCGCTCTTGGTGCGAGTCGCCTCCCTCCTGATTGCGGGCACGGCCGCGCTGTTCTGGGGCAGCAACGCCATACAGCTCGCTGGCTTCCTTCCACCGATGTTCGGGCGGCTGCCGTTGGTCACACCGCTCTGGGCGTACCCGGCCCTGGTCGGGCTCGTCGGGCTGATGCTGACACCTCCACTCCTGGCCATTGTCATTGGTCGTCGGAGGCGGAGCACGCCGCATACGTGGGTCGGCGCGGCGCTGCTGGTCGCGCTCGTCGTCAGCGGAGGTCTCGCGTACGCGTCCGCGGCGTACACCACGGAACGGCCTGCCCGTCGTCTCGCTCGTTTCGTGCAGGACGGTATCGCGCGTCGAGCGTTCTGGGAAGTGGCAGGCCAGGAGCCGGGCGTCGATTTGCACGGCCGTCGGGGCGTCGCATGGCGCCGCGTCGCCGAGGCGCCGCCGACCACGGTTCCGCTGCCGACGCTCACCCAGCCGTTCGTCTTCCGAACTGCCGCCACGGCGCTCGATGCCCCGCCCGCCGGCGTCACCGCGCGGATTGCGGCAGGCGCGTCGGGCCTGGACCTGGAGATTGCCGTGACGCCCCGTGCTCGAGGCCTGACGGTGACCTTCGTCCTGCCGCGCGGTGTGCGACCCGTGACGTCCAATCTCGCCGGCACCATCCGGGACGATCGGTGGCAAGCGACCATGATCGCGCCGCCCGCGGATGGCGTCGTGCTCAGCGCGCGGCTCGGCAACGTCTCGCTCGATGGTTTGCAGAAGGCCGCCGTTGTCATCGTGCAGTCAGGCCTTCCCGGGGGAGCCGGCTGGCAGGGCCTCCCGGGCTGGCTTCCGCAAGATCGCTTCGTCTGGACCGCACGCTCTATCTATCTCGTCTCTGCCGCTCCCGAGATCATGCGGACGCCCCCGGACACCTCCGTGCCTGATTTCGTGCTACGCTAA
- a CDS encoding MFS transporter: protein MNPSFLERVALHRPELRAWALYDWANSAFMTTVVAAIFPIYFSTVAAADLPATTATFRFGIATTLALAAVAVMAPVLGAIADYSAAKKRFLVAFQTLGVLATAAMWFIGRGDWLLALTLFMLGNIGAYGTFAFYDSLLPHIASRDEVDRVSTSGYALGYLGGGLLLAINLAWILMPDAFGFPDADVAVRLSFVSVAIWWLLFSLPLFRRVPEPRRLLEADERPDQNPVAVGLTRLRETLHDLRRYRQAFLMLLAFLLYNDGINTIIRMATIFGTEIGIGREHLIGALLLSQFVGVPCSFFFGRLAGRIGAKRAVVGSLVVYTGVSILGYFVQTAAHFYALALIVGTVQGGSQALSRSLFATMVPRHKSSEFFGFFAVFEKFAGIFGPLLFAIAVALTGSSRHAILSVILFFLAGGLVLRRVDVGEGQRVAREADER, encoded by the coding sequence ATGAACCCCTCATTCCTCGAGCGTGTTGCGCTGCATCGGCCAGAGCTCCGCGCCTGGGCGCTCTACGACTGGGCGAACTCCGCCTTCATGACGACGGTGGTGGCGGCGATCTTTCCTATTTATTTCAGCACGGTTGCCGCTGCTGATCTGCCGGCCACTACAGCGACGTTCCGATTCGGCATTGCCACCACCCTCGCGCTTGCCGCCGTTGCGGTGATGGCGCCGGTGCTTGGCGCAATTGCGGACTACAGTGCCGCCAAGAAGCGCTTCCTGGTTGCCTTTCAGACGCTCGGGGTGCTCGCCACTGCGGCGATGTGGTTCATCGGCCGAGGCGACTGGCTGCTCGCGCTGACGCTCTTCATGTTGGGAAACATCGGCGCGTACGGCACGTTCGCCTTTTACGACTCGCTCCTGCCTCACATTGCAAGCAGAGACGAGGTGGATCGTGTCTCGACCAGCGGCTACGCGCTTGGCTACCTGGGCGGCGGCCTGCTGCTCGCGATCAATCTGGCGTGGATTCTGATGCCGGACGCCTTTGGCTTTCCCGACGCGGATGTCGCCGTGCGGCTCTCGTTCGTCAGTGTGGCGATCTGGTGGCTCCTCTTCTCGCTGCCGCTCTTCCGACGAGTCCCAGAGCCACGGCGGCTGCTCGAAGCCGACGAGCGCCCGGATCAGAATCCGGTCGCCGTGGGCCTCACTCGCCTCCGCGAGACCTTGCACGATCTGCGTCGCTATCGGCAGGCGTTCCTGATGCTGCTCGCTTTCCTCCTCTACAACGACGGCATCAACACAATCATCCGGATGGCCACGATCTTCGGTACCGAGATCGGCATCGGGCGTGAGCATCTGATCGGGGCGCTCCTGCTCTCGCAGTTCGTCGGCGTGCCATGCTCGTTCTTCTTCGGCCGTCTTGCCGGCCGGATTGGCGCCAAGCGCGCCGTTGTCGGCTCGCTTGTCGTCTACACGGGCGTCAGCATCCTCGGCTACTTCGTGCAGACCGCCGCGCACTTCTACGCGCTCGCGCTCATCGTCGGCACGGTGCAGGGCGGGAGCCAGGCGCTCAGCCGGTCGCTGTTCGCAACGATGGTGCCGCGGCACAAATCGTCCGAGTTCTTCGGATTCTTCGCCGTGTTCGAGAAGTTCGCCGGCATCTTCGGCCCTCTGCTGTTCGCGATCGCGGTCGCACTCACCGGGTCCAGCCGCCACGCCATCTTGTCGGTCATTCTCTTCTTCCTGGCCGGCGGCCTGGTGCTCCGGCGTGTCGACGTCGGGGAGGGCCAGCGCGTCGCACGCGAGGCTGACGAACGGTAG
- a CDS encoding cell filamentation protein Fic — protein sequence MGDWFSQPVNHFHGRALPEAALPAGYAALTERFDLAVPLPTRLTAIAERHHPALNRSWLLLTPRHRPPDTLEGQLLFALKWEGIDLGVLAALFKAVEPREIATVVRATPTGAFARRAWFLYEWLTGRELEVPDPGKVRAVPVVDPEQQVALQKGAPSPRHKVLDNLPGVHGFCPMIRWTPNLKAAVAKGFDARAREIIGRTRKDLIARAAAFLLLSDSKSSFAIEGERPSSARAARWARAIGDAGRHSVTIDELERLQRVVIGDARFVKLGLRNEGGFVGTHDRETQEPVPDHISARPQDLKGLLDGIIAYDGRSVRGGVDPVAAAAAIAFGFVYVHPFVDGNGRLHRWLIHHVLGAAGYNPTGVVFPISAAILRRIDEYRAVLESYSGAVLPLIEWRATTDSNVEVLNETADYYRYFDATAHAEFLYSCVEQTIERDLPEEVRFLEAFDRFSSAVKEMVEMPDREVERLRGFLAQGHGRLSKRAREQEFRALTNEETTRVEAVYAELFGDSGSKAV from the coding sequence ATGGGTGATTGGTTCTCGCAGCCAGTGAATCATTTTCACGGACGAGCCCTGCCAGAAGCAGCGCTTCCGGCAGGTTATGCTGCACTCACGGAACGCTTCGATCTGGCGGTTCCGCTCCCCACACGATTAACCGCGATCGCCGAGCGTCATCACCCGGCACTAAACCGTTCCTGGCTGCTGTTGACACCTCGTCATCGTCCGCCCGATACGCTCGAAGGGCAGCTCCTCTTTGCATTGAAGTGGGAAGGCATCGATCTCGGCGTGCTGGCCGCTCTCTTCAAGGCTGTGGAGCCCCGTGAGATCGCCACGGTTGTGCGGGCAACGCCAACGGGCGCCTTCGCGCGGAGGGCTTGGTTTCTCTATGAGTGGTTGACTGGGCGTGAGCTCGAGGTGCCTGATCCCGGTAAGGTTCGAGCCGTGCCGGTAGTCGATCCGGAACAGCAGGTGGCTCTCCAGAAGGGCGCACCGTCACCTCGCCACAAAGTTCTCGACAATCTGCCTGGTGTACACGGCTTCTGTCCAATGATCCGTTGGACACCGAACCTCAAAGCAGCCGTCGCGAAAGGGTTCGACGCTCGCGCTCGCGAGATCATCGGCCGCACGCGAAAAGATCTCATTGCCCGGGCTGCGGCATTTCTTCTGCTCAGCGACTCGAAATCGTCGTTCGCAATTGAGGGTGAGCGCCCGTCGAGCGCCCGAGCGGCGCGGTGGGCCCGCGCGATTGGTGACGCAGGCCGGCATTCGGTCACGATTGACGAACTGGAACGGCTTCAACGCGTGGTGATAGGCGATGCACGATTCGTGAAGCTCGGGCTCCGCAACGAAGGCGGATTCGTGGGGACTCACGACAGAGAGACACAGGAACCTGTGCCGGATCACATCAGCGCACGGCCCCAGGATCTCAAAGGCCTGCTCGACGGCATCATTGCGTACGATGGCCGGTCAGTACGAGGCGGTGTTGATCCTGTGGCTGCTGCTGCTGCGATTGCGTTTGGATTCGTCTATGTCCATCCCTTCGTCGATGGCAACGGCCGGTTACATCGGTGGCTGATCCACCACGTGCTCGGCGCTGCGGGTTACAACCCAACCGGCGTCGTGTTTCCGATCAGTGCGGCGATTCTTCGCCGGATTGACGAATACCGTGCTGTACTGGAGTCGTATTCCGGTGCGGTATTGCCCCTCATTGAATGGCGCGCCACGACCGATAGCAACGTTGAGGTCCTGAACGAGACAGCCGACTACTACCGGTACTTCGATGCGACCGCACACGCCGAATTCTTGTATTCGTGCGTCGAACAGACCATCGAGCGCGACCTGCCAGAAGAGGTTCGCTTCTTGGAAGCGTTCGACAGATTTTCGTCAGCGGTAAAGGAGATGGTCGAGATGCCGGACCGAGAAGTCGAGCGGCTGCGTGGGTTTCTCGCCCAGGGGCATGGACGTCTGTCGAAGCGCGCTCGTGAGCAGGAGTTTCGGGCGCTGACGAACGAAGAAACAACTCGAGTGGAGGCAGTGTACGCCGAGCTCTTTGGAGATTCCGGCTCCAAAGCAGTGTAG
- a CDS encoding ABC transporter permease subunit, producing MRRVRYLMWKEVIELMRDERTRSLVFIAPVLQLTLLGYAATTDVHNIPLAIVDQDRTAASRELVQRFDGSSYFTVRYWLTSTDRMDPLLERGDAWIAITIPANYGADIARGAPVTVQAVADGSDANSSTLSLGYASSLVAEYAQELVRKGTAGGAQSAGITPEIRVWFNPELESRLFFVPGVLALVLLVITTTLSSMAIVREKEQGTLEQLNVTPLARWELIVGKLMPYAVIGFIDVCLVLAIAVLWFQVPLRGSVTLLFLLTMLYVVNTLAIGLLVSTLSSTQQQAMMTAMLFFLMPMVYLSGFVFPIENMPVAIQQVTYVIPLRYYLEIVRGIFLKGVGLDVLWPQAVALTGTGVGLLTLAVLRSSKRSG from the coding sequence ATGCGACGAGTTCGATATCTCATGTGGAAAGAGGTGATCGAGCTGATGCGCGACGAGCGTACGCGCTCGCTCGTGTTCATCGCCCCAGTGCTGCAGCTCACCTTGCTGGGCTACGCTGCCACGACCGATGTCCACAACATCCCGCTTGCCATTGTCGATCAAGACCGGACGGCTGCGAGTCGCGAGCTGGTGCAGAGGTTCGACGGGTCGTCGTATTTCACGGTGAGGTATTGGCTGACGTCCACCGACCGAATGGACCCGTTGCTCGAGCGCGGGGATGCTTGGATTGCCATCACAATCCCGGCGAACTACGGCGCCGACATCGCGCGAGGGGCGCCGGTGACGGTGCAGGCGGTGGCCGACGGCTCGGACGCGAACTCGTCGACGCTGAGTCTTGGTTATGCCAGCTCGCTCGTAGCCGAGTACGCACAAGAGCTCGTGCGAAAAGGGACGGCCGGGGGGGCCCAATCGGCGGGGATCACACCAGAAATCCGCGTCTGGTTCAACCCTGAGCTCGAGAGCCGGCTGTTCTTCGTGCCGGGTGTGCTCGCGCTCGTGTTGCTCGTCATCACGACCACATTGTCCTCGATGGCGATCGTCCGCGAGAAGGAGCAGGGAACGCTCGAGCAGCTCAACGTGACGCCGCTCGCCCGCTGGGAGCTGATCGTCGGCAAGCTGATGCCGTATGCCGTGATTGGGTTCATCGATGTCTGCTTGGTGCTGGCAATTGCCGTGCTGTGGTTCCAAGTGCCACTACGCGGGAGCGTGACGCTGCTGTTCCTGCTGACAATGCTGTACGTGGTCAACACACTCGCAATCGGCCTCCTCGTGTCGACGCTTTCGAGCACGCAACAGCAGGCCATGATGACTGCGATGTTGTTCTTCCTGATGCCAATGGTATATCTGTCGGGCTTCGTCTTTCCGATCGAGAATATGCCAGTGGCGATTCAGCAAGTCACCTATGTCATCCCACTTCGCTACTACCTCGAAATCGTGCGAGGTATCTTCCTCAAAGGTGTCGGTCTCGATGTGCTCTGGCCGCAGGCGGTTGCGCTCACCGGGACCGGTGTGGGCCTGCTGACCCTGGCTGTGCTCCGCTCCTCGAAACGCAGCGGATAA
- the hisF gene encoding imidazole glycerol phosphate synthase subunit HisF, with product MLSKRIIACLDVRDGQVVKGINFEGLRTAGDPAALARRYNEEGIDELVILDVTATLEKRRTMAATVRAVARELFIPLAVGGGIRSLEDADAAIEAGADKVSVNTAALATPSLITDLAARYGSQAVVVAIDAQWQGDRFAVYAKSGTVDTGRDAVEWAREAATQGAGEILLTSIDRDGTRRGFDCALTAAVAEAVSIPVIASGGAGSFDHFTAVFTAGRADAALAASIFHYREHGVHDLKQHLALAGIPVRMVLGAQA from the coding sequence GTGCTTTCGAAACGCATCATCGCCTGTCTCGACGTCCGTGACGGTCAGGTCGTCAAAGGCATCAACTTCGAAGGTCTGCGGACCGCTGGAGACCCCGCTGCGCTCGCTCGCCGGTACAACGAGGAGGGAATCGACGAGCTCGTCATCCTCGACGTCACCGCCACGCTCGAGAAGCGGCGCACCATGGCGGCAACGGTACGTGCGGTGGCGCGCGAGCTCTTCATCCCGCTCGCGGTGGGTGGCGGCATTCGGTCACTCGAGGATGCCGATGCGGCCATCGAGGCTGGGGCCGACAAGGTCAGCGTCAATACCGCTGCGCTCGCGACGCCGTCGCTCATCACCGATCTCGCAGCGCGCTATGGGAGCCAAGCGGTGGTCGTCGCGATCGACGCGCAGTGGCAGGGTGACCGCTTTGCCGTTTACGCCAAGAGCGGCACCGTTGATACCGGTCGCGACGCGGTCGAGTGGGCGCGTGAGGCGGCAACACAGGGGGCGGGGGAAATCCTGCTCACCTCCATCGATCGCGATGGCACACGGCGGGGGTTCGACTGCGCGCTGACCGCCGCCGTGGCGGAGGCAGTATCCATTCCGGTCATCGCCTCTGGCGGCGCCGGAAGCTTCGATCACTTCACTGCGGTCTTCACAGCGGGTCGCGCGGACGCGGCGCTCGCCGCCTCGATCTTCCATTATCGTGAGCACGGCGTCCACGATCTCAAACAGCATCTGGCGCTGGCGGGCATTCCCGTCAGAATGGTCCTTGGTGCGCAGGCGTAA
- a CDS encoding 1-(5-phosphoribosyl)-5-[(5-phosphoribosylamino)methylideneamino] imidazole-4-carboxamide isomerase, translating to MLIPSIDLKGGQVVQLVQGRTLALASDDVQAWADKFAAFEKVQVIDLDGALDSGSNDALVRGLCTKLRCRVGGGIRTHDRARAILDAGATHVIVGSSLFKNGNVDTAFAAHLAEAVGADHIIAAVDSFEGKVVVRGWRESTGLTAVEAVRTLEPYCGEFLYTHVDTEGLMRGTDMEAIRRVREATSRPLTAAGGITTRAEIDLLDQMGVDAVVGMAIYTGLLPLE from the coding sequence ATGTTGATCCCCTCGATTGATCTCAAAGGTGGCCAGGTGGTGCAGCTCGTCCAGGGACGAACGCTCGCACTCGCGTCCGATGACGTGCAAGCGTGGGCGGACAAGTTCGCCGCCTTCGAGAAGGTGCAGGTGATCGACCTCGACGGCGCCCTCGACAGCGGCAGCAATGACGCGCTCGTTCGAGGGCTCTGCACGAAGCTGCGGTGTCGCGTCGGCGGCGGTATCCGGACGCACGATCGCGCGCGCGCGATCCTCGACGCAGGCGCCACCCACGTCATCGTCGGCTCTTCCCTGTTCAAGAACGGCAACGTGGACACCGCCTTCGCCGCTCATCTCGCGGAGGCGGTGGGCGCCGATCACATCATCGCTGCCGTGGATAGCTTCGAGGGCAAAGTGGTCGTTCGCGGCTGGCGCGAGTCGACAGGCCTCACCGCCGTGGAGGCGGTTCGGACGCTCGAGCCTTACTGCGGCGAGTTCCTCTACACGCACGTCGACACTGAAGGGCTGATGCGGGGCACTGACATGGAAGCCATTCGTCGCGTGCGGGAGGCGACGAGCCGGCCGCTGACCGCCGCTGGCGGCATCACGACCCGTGCCGAAATCGATCTCCTCGATCAGATGGGCGTCGATGCCGTTGTGGGGATGGCCATTTACACCGGTCTGCTGCCGTTGGAATAG
- a CDS encoding PQQ-dependent sugar dehydrogenase, whose amino-acid sequence MASSTLPARWSSCASFRMEGGPVAACPCSVGAAAWRDALTLEPRTAATAGATTASATSARWQHAIIVFIWCIDMARIIATELRKGKALPGVLHAAVTMALLVGATGCDGDSGPPPSEAQTFTAGDGTRFAAEVVMGGLEVPWSLAFAPDGRLFFTERPGRVRILADGRLDTEPALVVPDVGAIGEGGVMGLALHPDFANNHFVYLLYTARREDGSTVNRLVRYREAGGRLGEAAVLLDSIGAANIHNGGRLRFGPDGKLYLTMGDRAQPSRAQDLASRNGKILRLNDDGTRPRDNPFSTLVFTWGHRNPQGLDWHPTGVLLATEHGPTGNDEVNVIEAGRNYGWPVIQGSEQRPDMETPIQAYTPSIAPSGASFYTASLLPSFRGDFFFATLRGQHLHRLRLDPANPRRVLLSERLMEGAFGRLRDVVTGPDGALYIATSNRDGRGSPVTDDDRILRVVPAR is encoded by the coding sequence ATGGCTTCCTCCACGTTGCCGGCGCGCTGGAGCTCCTGTGCCTCCTTTAGGATGGAGGGAGGACCCGTTGCGGCCTGTCCTTGCTCGGTTGGCGCCGCCGCCTGGCGTGACGCACTAACGTTGGAGCCAAGGACTGCCGCGACCGCAGGTGCAACGACCGCCAGCGCAACGAGCGCCCGCTGGCAGCACGCCATCATTGTGTTCATCTGGTGCATCGACATGGCTCGAATTATCGCAACGGAACTCAGAAAAGGCAAAGCGCTTCCCGGCGTGCTACACGCGGCGGTCACCATGGCTCTCCTGGTTGGGGCGACCGGCTGCGATGGTGATAGTGGCCCGCCACCGAGCGAGGCGCAGACGTTCACCGCCGGCGACGGGACGCGCTTTGCAGCGGAGGTCGTCATGGGCGGCCTGGAGGTGCCGTGGAGCCTCGCCTTTGCGCCCGACGGCCGCCTCTTCTTCACCGAGCGCCCCGGCCGTGTGCGCATCCTCGCCGACGGGCGCCTGGACACCGAGCCGGCGCTCGTCGTCCCGGACGTGGGAGCGATTGGTGAAGGAGGCGTGATGGGCCTGGCGCTCCACCCGGATTTCGCGAACAATCATTTCGTTTATCTGCTCTACACGGCACGGCGCGAGGACGGCTCCACGGTGAACCGACTCGTCCGTTATCGCGAGGCCGGTGGACGGCTCGGCGAAGCCGCCGTGCTCCTCGACAGCATCGGCGCGGCCAATATCCACAATGGCGGTAGGCTACGCTTCGGACCGGACGGCAAGCTCTATCTCACGATGGGCGACAGAGCGCAGCCATCGAGAGCCCAGGACCTGGCATCGCGCAACGGCAAGATCCTCCGGCTCAACGACGATGGCACGCGGCCGCGCGACAATCCGTTCTCCACGCTCGTCTTCACCTGGGGCCATCGCAATCCGCAGGGACTCGACTGGCACCCGACGGGTGTGCTTCTCGCTACCGAGCACGGACCAACCGGCAATGACGAGGTCAACGTCATCGAGGCGGGGCGAAACTACGGTTGGCCGGTCATTCAAGGCTCGGAGCAACGGCCCGATATGGAAACGCCGATTCAGGCTTACACGCCCTCGATAGCGCCGTCTGGCGCGTCGTTCTACACGGCGTCGCTGCTCCCCTCCTTTCGCGGCGACTTCTTCTTCGCCACGCTTCGCGGCCAGCACCTGCACCGATTGCGTCTCGATCCCGCCAACCCACGCCGCGTCTTACTGAGCGAGCGCCTCATGGAGGGCGCCTTCGGTCGGCTGCGCGACGTTGTCACGGGACCGGACGGGGCGCTCTACATCGCCACGAGCAATCGCGACGGGCGTGGCTCACCCGTCACTGACGATGATCGGATTCTGCGGGTCGTACCAGCACGGTAA
- a CDS encoding AAA family ATPase produces the protein MASNPFVYGEVVPPSAFIDREVELARLVNDLAASQKVFLISPRRYGKSSLIRQALVALARQRVLTIEVSVASYSSYVAFLEGYARHLLALERRAERARPWLAGLLDAFRADVRVEPRAGGGQQLSVAFPTVKHARDEARLAEEVFRLPGRIAEATGRRLAIALDEFQVITAYDGGGVEAALREAVQQQRNVGYVFAGSEPTLMEHMVTPRRPFYKAGPLMRLDRIPSDVFTSFVETRFRRSGFRVEKGLGAALVELAGNLPYDVQRLAHELWDDARVAGWRGVNVDTLHRTLRRLLEEQATLFEGVWQRLTLAQRAALRAVVFEQGRELLSGDVRVRYRLGGASSVQSALLALQRLDLVMREANGLYLVMDSLFREWVARKTY, from the coding sequence ATGGCGAGCAATCCATTCGTGTACGGCGAGGTGGTGCCGCCGTCGGCGTTCATCGACCGTGAGGTGGAGCTGGCGCGGCTCGTGAACGACCTGGCGGCGAGCCAAAAGGTCTTCCTGATTTCCCCGCGCCGCTACGGCAAGTCGTCGCTCATCCGGCAGGCGCTCGTGGCGCTCGCACGCCAGCGTGTGCTGACAATCGAAGTGTCGGTGGCGAGCTACAGCTCGTACGTCGCCTTTCTCGAGGGCTACGCCCGGCACCTGCTCGCGCTCGAGCGCCGAGCGGAGCGGGCGCGGCCCTGGCTCGCTGGGCTGCTGGACGCCTTTCGCGCAGACGTTCGCGTCGAGCCGCGCGCCGGCGGCGGCCAACAGCTCTCGGTCGCCTTTCCGACGGTCAAGCATGCGCGCGACGAAGCACGGCTCGCCGAGGAGGTATTCCGTCTCCCCGGGCGCATTGCCGAAGCAACCGGCCGACGGCTGGCCATTGCGCTCGACGAGTTCCAGGTGATCACCGCATACGACGGCGGCGGCGTTGAAGCCGCCCTTCGCGAGGCCGTGCAGCAACAGCGAAACGTCGGCTACGTGTTCGCAGGCTCCGAGCCGACGCTGATGGAGCACATGGTCACCCCGCGGCGCCCGTTCTACAAGGCTGGACCGCTGATGCGCCTCGATCGCATCCCCAGCGATGTCTTCACCAGCTTCGTCGAGACGCGCTTTCGGCGCTCGGGGTTCCGCGTCGAGAAGGGCCTCGGCGCGGCGCTCGTGGAGCTTGCGGGTAATCTGCCGTACGACGTTCAGCGGCTGGCCCACGAGCTCTGGGATGATGCCCGTGTTGCTGGCTGGCGCGGGGTGAACGTCGACACGCTGCATCGGACGCTGCGACGCCTGCTCGAGGAGCAGGCAACGCTCTTCGAGGGCGTGTGGCAGCGGCTCACGCTCGCCCAGCGCGCCGCCCTGCGCGCCGTCGTCTTCGAGCAAGGTCGCGAGCTGCTCTCTGGAGACGTGCGCGTGCGATACCGGCTCGGCGGGGCTTCCTCGGTTCAGTCAGCGCTTCTCGCCTTGCAGCGCCTCGACCTGGTGATGCGTGAGGCGAACGGGCTCTACCTCGTCATGGACTCGCTATTCCGGGAATGGGTTGCAAGGAAGACGTACTGA